From the Nycticebus coucang isolate mNycCou1 chromosome 13, mNycCou1.pri, whole genome shotgun sequence genome, the window ATTGGaagtggagggagaggagaaatgaGTGCTGAGCCACAAAGGAGTGGGGAGTGTGAGCTGGGAGGAGTGTACCTGGCTCATGTGTCCTTCCTTCTCCAGATCCGGGGCTCCAGGGCTCGAGCCCTGCCCGACAGGGCCCTGGTGAACTGTCAGTATAGTACAGCAACCTTCAGCACGGGTGAGCGCAAGCGGCGGCCACATGGAGACCGTAAATCCTGTGAGATGGGCCTGCAGCTACGCCAGACCTTCGAGGCAGCAATCCTCACACAGTTGCACCCACGCTCCCAGATTGATATCTATGTGCAGGTGAGCCGTCTGCAGCTCTCAACCCTGGGAGGAAAGGGTATGATAGAAGGTGGGGGTGGCAGTCTGATGGACTGAAGCCCAAGTTGGGGTTCCTGCAGGTGCTGCAGGCAGATGGTGGAACCTATGCGGCTTGTGTAAATGCAGCCACGCTGGCAGTGCTGGATGCTGGGATACCCATGAGAGACTTTGTGTGCGCATGCTCAGCTGGTTTTGTGGATGGCACAGCCTTGGCAGACCTCAGCCATGTGGAAGAAGCAGCTGGCGGCCCCCAGCTAGCCCTGGCCCTGTTACCAGCCTCAGGCCAAATTGCACTGCTTGAGATGGATGCCCGGTTGCAT encodes:
- the EXOSC4 gene encoding exosome complex component RRP41, which encodes MAGLELLSDQGYRVDGRRAGELRKIQARMGVFAQADGSAYIEQGNTKALAVVYGPHEIRGSRARALPDRALVNCQYSTATFSTGERKRRPHGDRKSCEMGLQLRQTFEAAILTQLHPRSQIDIYVQVLQADGGTYAACVNAATLAVLDAGIPMRDFVCACSAGFVDGTALADLSHVEEAAGGPQLALALLPASGQIALLEMDARLHEDHLERVLEAAAQAARDVHILLDRVVRQHVHEASILLGD